The Lepus europaeus isolate LE1 chromosome 21, mLepTim1.pri, whole genome shotgun sequence genome has a window encoding:
- the LOC133750556 gene encoding olfactory receptor 2AE1-like: MWQRNQTSLADFILEGLFDDSLTHFFLFSLTMGVFFIAVSGNTLTILLICVDPRLHTPMYFLLSQLSLMDLMHVFTTIPKMATNYLSGKKSISFVGCAIQHFLYLSLGGAECLLLALMSYDRYVAICHPLRYSVLMNRTVGLMMAVISWLGASLNSLIHTMILMYSPFCGPRKIHHFYCEFPAVVKLVCGDITVYETTAYISTVLLLLLPIFLVSTSYIFILHSVFQMRSAGSKRNAFATCSSHFTVVSLWFGACIFSYMRPRSQRTPLQDKVGSVFYSIITPTLNPLIYTLRNKDVAKALRRVVSTQ, translated from the coding sequence ATGTGGCAGAGGAATCAGACCTCCCTGGCAGACTTCATCCTTGAAGGGCTCTTTGATGACTCCCTCacccacttttttcttttctccttgacCATGGGGGTCTTCTTCATTGCAGTGAGTGGCAACACCCTAACCATTCTCCTCATCTGTGTGGATCCCCGGCTTCATACACCAATGTACTTCCTGCTCAGTCAGCTCTCCCTCATGGACTTGATGCATGTCTTCACAACCATCCCCAAGATGGCTACCAACTACCTATCTGGCAAGAAGTCCATCTCCTTTGTGGGCTGTGCAATCCAGCACTTCCTCTATTTGTCGCTAGGTGGTGCTGAATGTCTTCTCCTAGCTCTCATGTCCTATGACCGCTATGTTGCCATCTGTCACCCCCTACGTTATTCTGTGCTCATGAACAGAACAGTGGGACTGATGATGGCTGTCATATCATGGCTGGGGGCAAGCTTGAACTCCCTAATCCACACAATGATTTTGATGTACTCCCCTTTCTGTGGGCCTCGGAAGATCCACCACTTCTACTGTGAGTTTCCAGCTGTTGTGAAGTTGGTCTGTGGTGATATCACTGTTTATGAGACCACAGCGTATATTAGCACCgtcctgcttctcctcctccccatctTCCTGGTTTCCACATCCTACATCTTCATCCTCCACAGTGTCTTTCAGATGCGTTCAGCTGGAAGTAAGAGAAATGCCTTTGCCACTTGTAGCTCTCACTTCACCGTGGTTTCCCTGTGGTTTGGGGCCTGCATCTTTTCATACATGAGGCCCAGATCCCAGCGCACTCCATTGCAAGACAAAGTTGGATCTGTGTTCTATAGCATCATCACTCCCACGCTGAATCCTCTGATTTATACTCTTCGGAATAAGGATGTAGCCAAGGCTCTGAGGAGAGTTGTTAGCACTCAGTGA